One Passer domesticus isolate bPasDom1 unplaced genomic scaffold, bPasDom1.hap1 HAP1_SCAFFOLD_37, whole genome shotgun sequence genomic window carries:
- the LOC135292544 gene encoding zinc finger protein 239-like: MEEEEEAARKRKMDPEPHAGKELRMETRQDKSPQQKLVEEAVLSGCMVQECNKEEKLQKSRMRGSCKRRSRGSEEERPTTGHGGGRSSELGLHEQLQDGEKPHKCSKCGKSFRWSSEVKRHMRIHTREQPYKCMECGKSFRTSSEVNRHCRSHTGQRPYQCATCGKSFCDRADLSKHLRSHAGERPYMCEECGKSFIQSSHLVVHMRSHNGERPYECGECGKSFSHSSSLVVHLRSHSGERPYECEQCRKRFLSHSYLLRHQRIHTDESLFCCPDCGKGFKHKSNLIRHHCIHTRERP; the protein is encoded by the exons atggaggaggaggaggaggcggcgaggaagaggaagatggacCCGGAGCCCcatgcag ggaaggagctgaggatggagaccaggcaGGACAAATCCCCACAGCAGAAGCTCGTGGAAGAGGCTGTTTTGAGCGGATGCATGGTGCAGGAATGCAACAAGGAGGAAAAGCTCCAGAAGTCCCGCATGAGGGGGAGCTGCAAACGCAGATCACGGGgatctgaggaggaaagacccaccacGGGCCATGGAGGTGGCCGGAGCTCGGAGCTGGGGCtccatgagcagctccaggatggggagaagccccacaagtgctcaaaatgtgggaagagcttcaggtggagcTCCGAAGTGAAGCGCCACATGAGAATCCACACAAGGGAACAGCCATACAAGTGCATGGAGTGTGGCAAGAGCTTCAGGACAAGCTCTGAAGTGAACAGACACTGTAGGAGTCACACAGGGCAACGGCCCTACCAGTGTGCCacgtgtgggaagagcttctgcGACCGGGCCGACCTGAGCAAACACCTGAGGAGCCACGCGGGGGAACGGCCCTACATGTgtgaggagtgtgggaagagcttcatccAGAGCTCCCACCTGGTTGTCCACATGAGGAGCCACaatggggagaggccctatgagtgcggggagtgtgggaagagcttcagccacagctccagcctggttGTCCACCTGAGAAGCCacagcggggagaggccctatgagtgtgagcaatgcaggaagaggtttctgAGCCATTCCTATCTCCTCCGCCACCAGCgcattcacacagatgagagcctcttctgctgccctgactgtggcaagggcttcaagcacaagTCCAACCTCATCCGGCATCATTGCATCCACACCAGGGAGAGGCCCTAG